From one Lolium rigidum isolate FL_2022 chromosome 4, APGP_CSIRO_Lrig_0.1, whole genome shotgun sequence genomic stretch:
- the LOC124706681 gene encoding cyclin-dependent kinase C-2-like, producing the protein MAVAAPGQLNLEEYPSWGSRGVDCFEKLEQIGEGTYGQVFMAKDTETKEIVALKKIRMDNEREGFPITAIREIKILKKLHHQNVIHLKEIVTSPGPERDEQGKQVDGNKYKGSIYMVFEYMDHDLTGLADKPGMRFTIPQIKCYMKQLLTGLHYCHVNQVLHRDIKGSNLLIDNEGNLKLADFGLARSFSSDHNGNLTNRVITLWYRPPELLLGSTKYGPAVDMWSVGCIFAELLNGKPILPGKNEPDQLTKIFELCGTPDEINWPGATKMPWYNNLKPPRPVKRHVKDAFKHFDHYALELLERMLTLDPAKRVSAKEALDAEYFWADPLPCDPKSLPKYEASHEYQTKKRRQQQRQADDAAAKRQKTQHPQPHARLPPIQQSGQLHPQIRPGQPTNNPHPPMASGSNHHYGKPRGPGGPNRYPQGGNQGGGGYPNRGGQGGGYGSGPYAQQGRGPPPYPGGAMGGTGGPRGGGGNSGYGAGAPNFPQAGPYGPPGGPGRGPNYPPQAGSRNQQQPYGGGNWQ; encoded by the exons atggcggtggcggcgccggggCAGCTCAACCTCGAGGAGTACCCGTCATGGGGCTCCCGCGGCGTCGACTGCTTCGAGAAGCTCGAGCAGATCGGCGAGGGCACATACGG gcaagtgttcatggcgaaggacaCGGAGACGAAGGAGATCGTCGCGCTCAAGAAGATCCGCATGGACAACGAGCGCGAGGGC TTCCCTATCACGGCCATCCGCGAGATCAAAATCCTCAAGAAGCTCCACCACCAGAACGTCATCCACCTCAAGGAGATCGTCACATCCCCAG GGCCGGAAAGGGACGAGCAGGGGAAGCAAG TCGATGGCAACAAGTACAAAGGGAGCATTTACATGGTCTTTGAGTACATGGACCACGACTTGACTGGGTTGGCTGATAAGCCTGGGATGCGCTTCACCATTCCACAGATCAAG TGCTACATGAAGCAGCTCCTCACAGGCCTTCACTATTGCCATGTCAATCAAGTCCTGCATCGTGATATTAAAG GATCTAACCTCTTGATAGACAATGAGGGTAACTTGAAGTTGGCTGATTTTGGACTAGCAAGATCATTTTCTAGTGATCATAACGGAAACCTAACTAACCGGGTGATCACTCTGTGGTACAG ACCTCCAGAGTTGCTGCTAGGAAGCACAAAATATGGTCCAGCGGTGGACatgtggtcggtgggttgtatttTTGCGGAGCTTCTGAATGGAAAGCCAATACTGCCTGGAAAGAATGAG CCAGACCAACTGACCAAAATATTTGAGCTTTGTGGTACCCCTGATGAAATTAATTGGCCGGGTGCGACAAAAATGCCATGGTATAATAATTTGAAGCCTCCTCGCCCAGTGAAGAGGCATGTTAAGGATGCTTTTAAACA TTTTGATCATTATGCCCTGGAGCTTCTGGAGAGGATGTTGACACTGGACCCTGCAAAG AGGGTATCTGCAAAAGAAGCGCTTGATGCTGAATATTTTTGGGCTGATCCCCTACCATGTGATCCCAAAAG CTTGCCAAAGTACGAGGCATCACATGAATACCAGACGAAGAAAAGACGTCAACAGCAGCGGCAAGCGGATGATGCTGCTGCAAAGCGGCAAAAAACGCAGCATCCTCAGCCTCATGCCCGCTTGCCCCCAATCCAGCAATCAGGCCAACTGCATCCTCAAATCAGGCCAGGCCAGCCTACGAACAATCCACACCCACCAATGGCATCTGGGTCAAATCATCACTATGGAAAGCCACGGGGGCCAGGAGGGCCTAACAGGTACCCACAAGGCGGGAACCAAGGTGGTGGAGGGTATCCAAACCGTGGAGGGCAAGGTGGTGGCTATGGTAGTGGCCCTTACGCTCAACAAGGTCGAGGGCCGCCTCCATACCCTGGTGGTGCGATGGGCGGGACAGGTGGTCCaaggggcggcggcggcaacaGTGGCTATGGTGCAGGTGCGCCAAATTTTCCACAAGCGGGTCCTTATGGTCCTCCTGGTGGCCCAGGCCGGGGGCCCAATTACCCCCCACAAGCTGGTTCTCGAAACCAGCAGCAGCCTTATGGAGGAGGAAACTGGCAATAG